The region GAACGGGCCGACCCGGGTTCGGCGCAGGGCCGCCAGGTGGCCGCCCACGCCCAGGTCCGCGCCCAGGTCGCGGGCCAGGGCTCGGACGTACGTGCCGGACGAGCACTCGACCATCACGTCCAGCTCCGTCGCCTCGCCCTCGCGCCGGATCGACAGGACGTCGAACCGGTGCACGGTCACCGGCCTCGCCGGGATCTCCACCGTCTCCCCGTCGCGCACCCGCGCGTACGCGCGCTTGCCGTCGATCTTCACCGCGCTCACCGCGCTGGGCACCTGCTGGATCGGGCCGGTGAGCTTCGCCACGCCCGCGCGGATCGCGTCCTCCGCGACGGCCGACGCGTCCGAAGTGGACAGGACCTCGCCCTCGGCGTCGTCGGTGGTGGTGGCGGAGCCCAGGCGGATGGTCGACAGGTACGCCTTGCTGTCCAGCGCCAGGTGGCCCAGCAGCTTGGTCGCGCGCTCGACCCCGAGCACCAGGACGCCGGTCGCCATGGGATCGAGCGTGCCCGCGTGCCCGACCTTGCGGGTACCGAGGATGCGGCGGACCTTGGCCACCACGTCGTGGGACGTCATGCCGTCCGGCTTGTCTACGACGACCAGACCTGGCTGCACAGCGGAAGTTGATGCGGACACGACCGCACATCCTAAGCCTCGGCCAGAACGTCCCAACGCCGGCGACGCAACTGCACCGGCACCTGCTCCCCGCGCTCCTCCGCCGCGAACACCTCCGCACGCGCCCGGCGCCACCACACGGCGGTCCGCCACACGCCGAGCACCAGCACGGAAACCACGGCCAGGAAGGCGATCCGGTACGCCTGGGCGACCGGCAGCCCCTCGGTCAGGTCCAGCACCACGCCGACCGCGAACGCGGTGAACGTGATCGCGGCGAACCCGCCGACGTTCGCGACGCCGGTGGCCGTCGACACCCGGTGCAACGGGTTGTAGTCGCGCACCAGCGCGAACGCCACGCCGGAGGTCGGGCCGCCGACCGCGAGCACGCCGAACACGACCGCGAGCACGCCGGGCGGCAGCACCCCGCCGGGCCACCCGAGCAGCACGGCCCACCCGACCAGCGCCGCACCGAGGTAGCAGCCGACGATCGGCATCCGCCACTCCGGCTTGCGCGCGATCACCGCGCCGATCAGCGGTCCGGCCACGATCCCGACCACGACGAGCAGGCTGAGCACCGCCGACGCGTCGGGGCGGCTCATCCCCTGCGCCTCGACCAGGTACGGGAACCCCCACAGCAGGCCGAGCATCGCCGGTGTGGACATGGACGCGAAGTGCACCCAGAAGCCGAGCCGCGTGCCGGGCACGGACCACGCCGAGACGACGCGCTTGGCCACGGTGCGCAGCGGCACCGGTTCGACGGGTGGCTGGGTCACGCCGTGCGGCACCTCGCGGACGCGCCACGCGACGACGGCCGAGTAGGCGGCGGTGGCCACGCCCGCGATCAGGAACGTGGCGGTCCACCCGGTGCTCGCCAGCAGCAGGGTCAGCGGGACGGTGGCGACCAGGTTGCCCGCGCCGCCGAGCGCGGCGGACAGCGACATCACGACGGTGAACCGGCGTGGCGGGAAGTGCGCGGCGGCCAGGCGCAGGACGCTCACCCACGTCATCGCGTCGCCGATGCCGAGCACGGCCCGCGCGCCCAGGCCGAGCGGGTAGGAGGAGGCGAGCGCGAACATGACCTGGCCGACACCCATCAGCAGGGCGGCGGCGACCAGGACGCGGCGCGCGCCGAACCGGTCGACGAGCAGGCCGGTGGGGATCTGCATCAGGGCGTAGAGGCCGATCTGGAGCACGGTGAACGTGCTGAGCGCGGCGGGTCCGACGTGGAAGCGGTCGGCGGCTTCGAGCCCGGCGACGCCGAGCGAGGTGCGGTGGAAGAGGGCTGCCACGTAGACGACGACGGCGGTTGACCAGATCAGCCACGCCTGGCTGGTGGCACGATCGACCGGCACGGCGAAGCTCCTCGGTGTTCCTGCGGCGGCACTCCGTCTATCGGGAACACTTGCCTTCTGTTAACAATTCCGGGCAGTGCCCCTCACCACACCACCCCCACCCGCGCCCATCTGCCCGAACGCGTCCGGAGCAGCAGCGGGACCAGGCGCAGGACCATGAACGCGGACAACCCCGCCCAGATGCCGACGAGCCCCCAGCCGTAGGCGTACGAGGCCCAGATCAGCGGCAGGAAGCCGACCCCGGCGGCCAGCAGGGTCGCGGTGCGCAGGAACGCGGCGTCGCCCGCGCCGAGCAGCACCCCGTCCAACGCGAACACCACCCCGGCCACCGGTTGCAGGGCGACGAAGAACCACCACGCGTGCGGCACCTCGCCCAGCACCGCCGGGTCGGTGGTGAACAGCGGCGGGATCACCCCCGCCAGCGCGGCGAACACCACGCCCAGCAGCACGCCGAACACCAGCCCGTACCCGGTGACCTGCCAGGCGAACCTCTTGGCCTGCTCGGGCCGGTGCGCGCCCAGCGCTTGCCCGACGATGGCCTGCGCCGCGATCGCCAGCGAGTCGAGCACCAGCGCCAGGAACGTCCAGAGCTGCAGCACGATCTGGTGCGCGCCGACCGCGCCGACCGACGTGCGCGCGGCGACCGACGCGGCGGACAGGAAGCACGCCTGGAACGCCAGGCTGCGCAGGACCAGGTCGCGCCCGAGCCCGAGCTGCGCCCGCATCAACTCCGGCCGTGGCCGCAGCGGCACCCGTTCGACGAACAGCGCGCGGAAGAAGAACCCGGCCGACACGACCTGCGCGGCCACGTTCGCGACCGCGCTGCCCTCCAGCCCCCACCCGGCGCCGTACACGAGCACCGGGCACAGCACGGCCGAGATCCCGTTGCCCAGCAACACGTACCGCAGTGGTCGGAAGGTGTCCTGAACGCCCCGCATCCACCCGTTGCCCGCCATCGTGACCAGCACGAACGGCGCGCCGAACAGGGCGATCCGCAGCCACGACTCGGCCTGCCCGGCCACCTCGTCACCGGCCAGCAGCCGGGCGGCGGGCGCGGCCAGCAACTGCCCCAGGCCGATCACCAGCAGGCCCGCGACGAGGGCCAGCCACGTCGCCTGCACGCCTTCCTGGACCGCGTCACCCCGGCGGCCCGCCCCGAACAGCCGGGACGCGCGCGCCGTCGTGCCGTAGGACAGGAAGGTCAGCTGGGTGGCGACCTGGGTGAACAGCACGCCGCCGACGGCCAGCCCGGCCAGCGGCAACGCGCCCAGGTGGCCCACCACGGCGGTGTCGACCAGCACGTACAGCGGCTCGGCCGCCAACACCCCGAGGGCAGGCGCAGCCAACCCGATCACCCGCCGCGCGGGCACCCGCTCCTCCACGACCACGCCCCCCAAGACCGGCCTCTCGACCATTCGGCTCAACCCGGGGTCCACTGTCGCACGGGGCACCGACAATTCCGGCCGGAGCGGGATCAGCCGGCGACGGTCTCCAACGCCACGCGCAACCGGGCCAGCACGTCCGCCGCGTCGCCCTCGGCGGTGTACCCGGCCGCCAGCCGGTGCCCGCCGCCGCCGAGCAGCTGGGCGACCTCGCGCACGTCGACCGCGCTCACCGCGCGCAACGACACCGACCACGACGACGGCCGCAGCTCCTTGAGCACCGCCGCCACCTCGGCCTCGGCCGTGGTGCGCACCAGGTCGACCACGCTCTCGACCTCCTCCGGGCGCAGCCCGGCGGCGTCGTCCAAGGTCACCACGGCGTGCACGAACCCGCGTCCGCCGGCCGCGTCGGCGATCAGCTCGGCGCGGCCCAGCACCTTCGCCAACATCCCGAGATACCCGAACGGGTGAGAGTCCATCAATGGCCGGGCGACCGCCTCGGCGTCCACCCCGGCCGCCAGCAGCCGCGCCGCCACCTCGTGGGTGGCCGCGCTCGCGTGCCGGAACGACCGGGTGTCGGTGACCAGGCCCGCGTACACGCACCGGGCCACCGGCTCGTCCAGCTCGACGCCCAGCACGTCCAGCAGCCGCAGCACCACCAGCGCGGTGGCCTCGGCCGTGGGGTCGATCACGTTCACCGTGCCGTAGCCGGGGTTGGACACGTGGTGGTCCAGCACGACCACGGCACCCGCCGTCGACACCCGGTCGGCCAGCGGGCCCAGCCGGGCCACCGATCCGGTGTCCAGCGCCACCAGCACCTCGGGCGCGGCGGGCACCGCCGACGCGGGCACCAGCAGGCCGGCCACGTCGAGGCCCAGCAACGTCTCCGGCACGGTCTCCGGCTCGCCGAACGACACCCGCACGGACTTGCCGAGCCGGTGCAGCACCAGTCCCAGCGCCAACGCGCTGCCCAGCGCGTCCGCGTCCGGGTTCACGTGGGCCAGCAAGGTCACGTCGGACGCGGCGCGCAGGACGTCGGCGGCGGACTCCAGCGGGGCGTTCAGATCGTTGGGCACGACAAGAACGCTAGTCCGATTCCTCGGCTTCCCGCGGCGGCTTGTACGGGTCCGGCTCGCCCGCGGGTTCGGCCCCGTGCGCGATCCGGGCCACTTCGGCGTCCGCCTCGCGGGCGCGGGCCAGCAGCTCGTCCATCCGGCGCGCCTCGTCTGGCACGGTGTCGGTGACGAACGCCAGGGTCGGCGTGAACCGGACCCCGGTCTGCTGCCCCACCATGGTGCGCAGCACGCCCTTGGCCGACTCCAACGCCGCCGCGGCACCCGCGAGGTCCGGCTCGGCGTCGAGCTTCTCGCCGAGCACGGTGTAGTAGACCGTCGCGTCGTGCAGGTCACCGGTGACCCGCGTGTCGGTGATCGTCACCCGCGCCAACCGCGGGTCCTTCACCTCGTGTTCCAGCGCGGAGGCCACGATCTGCGAGATCCGCTTGGCCAGCTTGCGCGCCCGAGCCTGGTCGGCCACGGCGCTCCCTCCTCCATGTGCACAGCCGCCGTGAACGGCGGCTCAGTCGTCCTCCGGCCCCACCAGGCGGTGGCGGGCGGAGAGCAGTTCCAGTTCGGGACGTCCGGCCACCAGCCGCTCGCACGCGGCCAGCACGTCCCTGACATGCTCGGCGTCGGCGGCCACGGCCGCCACTCCGATCAGCGCGCGGCGGTGCAGGTCGAGGTGCCCGGCCTCGGCGACCGACACCTCGAACCTGCGCCGCAGTTCGGCCACGACCGGCTTCACCACGGACCGCTTCTGCTTCAACGAGTGGACGTCACCGAGCAGCACGTCCAACTCCAGGGCACCCACGTACAAAGGTCATCACCACGGGGGTAGGAGGGGGCCGCCGCCGAAGCGACGGCCCCCGGTGTCCGACGACGATCAGGCGCGCGGCTTCTCGCGCATCTCGAACGTCTCGATGACGTCGCCGACCTTCAGGTCCGCGTAGTTGCCGAGCGTCAGACCGCACTCGAAGCCCTCGCGGACCTCGGTGGCGTCGTCCTTGAACCGCCGCAGCGAGCTGATCGGCAGGTTCTCCTGGACGACGTTGTTGTCGCGCAGCAGCCGGGCCCGCGCGTTGCGGCGGATCTCGCCCGACAGGACCATGCAACCGGCGATCGTGCCGACCTTGGAGGACTTGAACACGTCGCGGATCTCCGCGCGGCCCAGCTGGACCTCTTCGAACTCCGGCTTGAGCATGCCCTTGAGGGCCTGCTCGATCTCGTCGATCGCCTGGTAGATCACCGTGTAGTAGCGGACGTCCACGCCCTCGCGGTTCGCGAGTTCGGTCGCCTTGCCCTCGGCCCGGACGTTGAAGCCCAGGACGATCGCGCTACCGGCGACGGCCAGGTTGATGTCGCCCTCGGTGACGGAACCGACGCCCCGGTGGATGACCCGGAGCTCGACGTCGTCGCCGACCTCGATCTTGAGCAGCGCGTCTTCCAGTGCCTCGACGGTACCGGAGTTGTCGCCCTTGATGATCAGGGTCAGCGCGCTGGTCTCCTTCAGCGCGGCGTCCAGGTCCTCCAGGCTGACCCGCTTGCGACGCGCCGCGTTGAGCGCGTTGCGGGTGCGGGCCTGGCGGCGCTCGGCGATCTGCCGTGCCGTCCGGTCCTCCTCCACGACGAGGAACGAGTCGCCGGCGCCGGGCACCGAGGTCAGACCGATGACCTGCACCGGGCGCGACGGGGTCGCGACCGTGACGTCGTCGCCGTGCTCGTCCACCATGCGGCGGACGCGGCCGTACGCGTCGCCGGCGACGATCGAGTCGCCGACGCGGAGCGAACCGCGCTGCACCAGCACCGTGGCCACCGGGCCGCGACCGCGGTCCAGGTGCGCTTCGATCGCGACGCCCTGGGCCTCCATGTCGGGGTTGGCCCGCAGGTCCAGCGAGGCGTCGGCGGTCAGCAGGATCGCTTCCAGCAGACCGTCGATGTTGATGCCCTGCTTGGCCGAGATGTCGACGAACATGGTGTCGCCGCCGTACTCCTCGGCGACCAGCCCGTACTCGGTGAGCTGCTGGCGGATCTTGGCGGGGTTGGCCCCCTCCTTGTCGATCTTGTTGACCGCGACCACGATCGGCGCGTTGGCCGCCTGGGCGTGGTTGATCGCCTCCACCGTCTGCGGCATCACGCCGTCGTCGGCCGCCACCACGATGACCGCGATGTCGGTCGAGTTCGCGCCGCGGGCACGCATGGCGGTGAACGCCTCGTGGCCCGGGGTGTCGATGAAGGTGATGAGGCGGGGGTTGCCCTCCAGCTCGGTCTGCACCTGGTAGGCGCCGATGTGCTGGGTGATGCCGCCCGCTTCGCCCTCGGCGACCTTCGCCTTGCGGATCGTGTCCAACAGGCGCGTCTTACCGTGGTCGACGTGACCCATGACGGTCACGACCGGCGGACGGATCTGGAGGTCCGTCTCGTCGCCCGCGTCCTCGCCGTAGGTGATGTCGAACGTCTCCAGCAGCTCGCGGTCCTCCTCCTCGGGGGACACGACCTGCACGACGTAGTTCATCTCGGAGCCGAGCAGCTCCAGGATCTCGTCGGACACCGACTGCGTCGCGGTGACCATCTCGCCGAGGTGGAACAGCACCTGCACCAGCGAAGCCGGGTTGGCGTTGATCTTGTCGGCGAAGTCGGTCAGCGAGGCGCCGCGCGGCAGCCGGATGGTCTCGCCGCTGCCCTTGGGCAGGCGGACACCACCGACCGACGGGGCCTGCATGTTGTCCATGTACTCCTGGCGCTTCTGGCGCTTGGACTTGCGTCCGCGCCGCGCCGGACCACCAGGACGGCCGAACGCGCCGGCCGCGCCACCGCGACCGCCGGGGCCACCGCCACCGGGACGACCGCCGCCACCGCGGAAGCCGCCACCACCGGCCGGGGCACCGCCGCCGCCACCGGGGCGGAAACCGCCACCGCCGCCACCGCCGCCGCCACCACCGGGGCCGCCGCGGAAGCCACCGCCACCGCCACCGCCGCCGCCACCGGGACCGCCGCGGAAGCCACCGCCACCGCCGCCACCGCCGCCAGGACGACCGCCGCCGCCACCGGGGCCACGACCGCCGCCACCGGGACCGCCGCCGGGACGGCCGCCGCCGCCACCGCCACCGCCGGGCCGGGGACCGGCCGGACGGCCGGGCATCATGCCCGGGTTGGGCCGCGGCGGCATGTTGCCGGGGTTGGGACGCGGACCGCCGGACCCGGCGGAACCGCCGGGACGCGGACCGGCCGGACGCGAGTCGCCGGGCTTGGTCGAACCACCGCGGTCGCCACCGCGCTCGGGACGGTCACCGCCACCGGGCGCCTGCGGACGAGGGGCCTGCGGACGAGGCGCGGGAGCGCCGCCGCCGACACCGAACGGGTTGTTGCCCGGACGCGGCGGACGCGCGCCGGCGGGCTTGGGGGCCTGCGGCTTCGGCGGCACCACGGACGGGCTCTGCTGCGCCGCCGCGGGCTGCTGCTGGGGCGCACGCGGCCCGGGACGAGGCCCGGACGGACGGCCGCCACCCTGCTGCTGCCCACCACCCTGACCCTGCTGGGCCGGAGCGGGGGCCGAGGCCGGAGCGGCCGCCGGAGCCGGAGCGGCGGAGGCCGCCGCCGGAGCGGGAGCAGCCGGAGCAGCGGGAGCCGCCGGAGCGGGAGCCGCCGCCGGAGCGACCGGGGCCGGGGCGGGAGCCTTCGGCGCGGGGGCCGCGGGCTTCGGCGCGACCGGCTTGGGGCCGGGCACCGGGCGCGGGCCGGGCTTGCCGACCGGCGCGGCCGGACGGGCGTCGGACTTCACGTCGCCGGCGGGCTTCGGGGGCGCCGGACGGGCGCCGGAGGACTTGGACTTGGCGTCGGACTTCGACGCGTAGGCGTCACGGAGCCGCCGGGCAACGGGTGCCTCGACGGTGCTGGACGCGGACTTCACGTACTCGCCCTGGTCGGCGAGCTTCGTCAACAGTTCTTTACTCGTGACACCGAGCTCTTTCGCGAGCTCGTGCACGCGGGCCTTGCCTGCCACTGCACTCCTCTGGTGATGAGGCCGGCGGCAGTCCCGTCGACCTCGTCTTAACGTCGCGCGTTCATGTCTTCAGCTTCACGGCTGACTCATGACGGGTCGACCTGCTTCCTTGCTTCCTGCCGGTCGTGAGGCGATCCCACGACCTGTTTCCCGAGCTGCCCGAGGTGTTCGCGAACCCGGTCCGCGTCGAGCGGTCCCTGGACCCGGAAGGCCCTCGGGAACGCCCTTCGCTTCTCGGCGTCGCGCAGGCAGCCTTCGTCAGGGTGCAGCCAAGCACCCCGACCGGGCAACCTTCGGCGAGTGTCAGGGACCACGGCCCCGTCCACGACCACCACGCGCAGCAACTCGGAGGACAACGTCCGAGCGCGGCATCCGATGCACGTGCGAACCGGGCCGTCGTGCGTGAAAACCGATCCCCGACGTCGAACCACTGGGAAGTCTATCCCCTGCCGCTCAATCAGCCGAACCGGATGTCGCCGCGCCCGCCGGCGCGGCCCCACCGGTGTCGGCGTCGCTGCGGATGTCGATGCGCCAGCCGGTCAGCCGCGCGGCCAGCCGGGCGTTCTGGCCCTCCTTGCCGATGGCGAGGGAGAGCTGGAAGTCCGGGACCACCACGCGCGCCGTCTTGGCCCGCTCGTCGAGCACCCGCACCGAGACAACCTTGGCCGGTGACAAGGCATTCCCGACGAACGTGGCCGGGTCGTCGGAGTGGTCGATGATGTCGATCTTCTCACCGGCCAGCTCGCTCATGACGTTGCGCACCCGTGCCCCCATGGGCCCGATGCACGCGCCCTTGGCGTTCACCCCGGGCACCGTCGACCGCACCGCGATCTTCGAACGGTGACCTGCCTCACGTGCCACGGCGGGGATCTCCACGGTGCCGTCGGCGATCTCCGGGACCTCGAGCGCGAACAGCCTGCGCACGAGGTTCGGGTGCGTCCGCGACAACGTGATCTGGGGACCGCGCGCCCCGCGTGACACGCCGACGACGTAGCACTTGAGGCGCGACCCGTGGTCGTAGGTCTCGCCCGGCACCTGCTCGGCCGGCGGGAGGACGCCCTCGGTGTCGCCGACCTGGACGACGACCATGCCGCGGGCGTTGGCGCGGGCGTCCCGCTGCACCACGCCGCCGATGATCTCGCCCTCCTTGGCGGAGAACTCGCCGAAGGTGCGCTCGTGCTCGGCGTCGCGCAGGCGCTGGAGGATGACCTGGCGCGCGGTGGTCGCGGCGATGCGGCCGAAGCCCTCCGGCGTGTCGTCCCACTCCTCGGTGACGACGCCGTCCGGCCCGAGGTCCTGGGCCAGCACCCGGACCACCCCGGTCTTGCGGTCGATCTCGACCCGGGAGTGCGAGTGGTGGCCGTCGGTGTGCTTGTACGCGGTGAGCAGTGCGGTCTCGATGGCTTCCAGAACGGTGTCGAAGGGGATGTCCTTGTCCCGTTCGATCGCCCGCAGTGCGGCGATGTCGACGTTCACTCCGACTCCTCCTTCGGACTAGACCCCTCCAGGAGCGCGAGCTCCTCGACGGGCGGCTGCTTGAACTCGATCTCGACCACGGCCCGCTCGATGGAGCGGTACTCCACCCGCGTGAGCGCACCCTGGACCAACAGCGTGACACCGCTGTCGTCGGCGGCCCCGACCCGGCCGAACCACTCGACCTGGTCGGGCTGCTTGACCTTCACCAACCGCAGCCGGGCGCGCCGCCAGTGACGTGGCCGGGTGAGCGGCCGATCGGCGCCGGGCGAGGTGACTTCAAGCGTGTACGGGCCTGCGATGAGGTGCTCGTTCGCGTCGAGCGCGGCGGACACGGCACGACTGGCCTGGGCGACCTCGTCGAGCCCGATCCCGTCGTCGCCGTCCACGACCACCTTCACCAGCCTGCGACGCCCAGCCTGGTTCACGTCGAGCGTTTCGAGGTCGAAGCCGATGGCCTCCACCGCTTCCCGCACGACGGGTGCTAGCTGCGCGGCGAGTTCTCCGCGCGGCGGGCTGGACACGTGGTGACTCCTTTCAGGTGCAGAAGGGCACGGCAACCCCGGCCGACGCTGCACTCGCCGGCCGTTGGTCGTCCAGACTATCTGGTCCCGGACACCCCGCACGCGCCCAGCCGATCACCGGAGCTCTGGCAGGATCGGGAACCGTGATCGGAAGAACGGCGCTCAGCAGGCGCGCACTCCTGGTGGCGGCCACCACCGCGCCCCTGGCAGCAGCGTGCACCACACCCCCGCCGGAGCCACTCCCACCGGACCCGCTGGCGGAGCTGGTGCGCACGGCGAGAGCCGACACCGCCCTGGCCACAGCCCTGGGCGCGACGGAAACGGCGGCCGCGAGAACCCAGCACGCGGACAAGCTCCAGGCGGAGGTGGACCGGGCGACCCCGAAGGTCCCCGGCACGTCCGCCACCCAGCCGCAGAGCACGTCGACCCCGCCGGCACCCCCGGCGAACCCGACGAGAGAGGCGCTGGTCACGAATTTGCAGACGGCCCAGAAGCAGGCAGCGGACCTGGCCGTGACAGCGCCGACGCACCGCGCGGGCCTCCTGGCCTCCGTGTCGGCGGGCTGCGCCGCCCTCGTGGAGGCCCTCGCGTGAACCAGAGCAACACCCCCAGCAGCGCCCCGAGCAGCGTGGACGCCCTGCAAGAAGCGCTGGCCGCCGAACACGCCGCAGTGTGGACTTACGGCTTGGTCAGCGCGTTCATCGACGACCAGGCCCCGGCCGTGGCCGAAGGCGCGAACGCCCACCGGGCCCGCCGCGACACCACCGAACGCGCACTGCGGGACGCCGGAGCCCAACCCCGCCCCCCGGCCCCGGCCTACCTGCCACCCCAACCCGTGGACAGCGCGACATCGGCGATCGCCGCACTGATAGCCGTGGAAACGGACGCGTGCGCGGCCTGGCGAGGCGTGATGGAAAGAACGGACGACCAGCCCCAGCGAAAATCAGCCCTGGACGCCCTGACCCAATCCGCGATCAGAGCCACCCGCTGGCGCAAAACAGCCGGAATAACCCCCGCAGCAACCCCCCTACCCGGCACCGCAGTAGGCTAAAAAACAGCAGTCGAAACGCTGAACACAACCACCCAGAAACACCTGAAAACTTCCCCCCGAGTCGTGTTCTCCCCGTATGGCCTGCGCGCAGCGAACCGCGCTTGAGCAGGTAGCGCAAGCACGCTTTTCGCTTGCGCTACCTGCTCAAGGGTGGTTGTCTTCAGACCAGGCCATACGGGGAGAACACGACGGACGCCCTTCTCCCCCGGCGGCCTGCCCAGCGGCGAGCGTAGCTCTAAAACTCTCACTCACCACCCTCGTCCCACCCCTCACACCAACTCGCTCACCAACCGAAACGCGTCATTCGAAACCTTCTTCATCAACGCGTTGTGGGCAGCTTCGTCGGCCCCGTGCTGAACGGTGTCGGACTCGATGATGACCACGTCCCGGTCCTGCTGCCGAGCCGCGAACCCGCCCGTTCCCAGCGACTTCAACCCGGGCACCTGCACAGCCCCGTCCTTCACCAGGTCGTTGACGTTCCCGGTGCCGTCCCGGCTGGTCAGCTCCTTCAACTTCGTGGCGTCGTCCAGCGACTTCATCCGCACTACAGACACGGACGTGTACACAGTTCGCCCGTCCGGGGTAGTCGTCGTGAACAATCCCCGGGTCAACTGCTGACAAGGCGTGGCCGTCAGGAAGGTCTTCGTCTCCCCGTAGGCGTGCGAGGCGCACTGGCTGTCCTTCAACGCCTCCGGCACCTGCGGCGACCGCGCGAAGGTGAACTCGCCGACCGGCTTGGACGTAGTACTGGGTGGGGACGACACCGGCGTCTCCTTGGGCATGACCACCAGCCAGATCAACCCCGACACCACAGCCACCCCGACCAGCCCGGCCCCCTTGAGCAACCAGCCCTTCTTCGCACTCCCCGAACTGGCGTTCCGCGGTTTCACGTTTCCCGGTTTGACGTTCACCGGCCGACGACCAGGCTCCGAGGACTCCAGCAGCGAGTCGAGCTGCCCCATCTCGGACCGCCGCATCCGAGCCGTGTCCGCCGGCCCCGGTGCGCCCTGCGGG is a window of Saccharothrix espanaensis DSM 44229 DNA encoding:
- a CDS encoding MATE family efflux transporter, whose translation is MVERPVLGGVVVEERVPARRVIGLAAPALGVLAAEPLYVLVDTAVVGHLGALPLAGLAVGGVLFTQVATQLTFLSYGTTARASRLFGAGRRGDAVQEGVQATWLALVAGLLVIGLGQLLAAPAARLLAGDEVAGQAESWLRIALFGAPFVLVTMAGNGWMRGVQDTFRPLRYVLLGNGISAVLCPVLVYGAGWGLEGSAVANVAAQVVSAGFFFRALFVERVPLRPRPELMRAQLGLGRDLVLRSLAFQACFLSAASVAARTSVGAVGAHQIVLQLWTFLALVLDSLAIAAQAIVGQALGAHRPEQAKRFAWQVTGYGLVFGVLLGVVFAALAGVIPPLFTTDPAVLGEVPHAWWFFVALQPVAGVVFALDGVLLGAGDAAFLRTATLLAAGVGFLPLIWASYAYGWGLVGIWAGLSAFMVLRLVPLLLRTRSGRWARVGVVW
- a CDS encoding YlxR family protein, whose product is MGPRRRARRHPVRLIERQGIDFPVVRRRGSVFTHDGPVRTCIGCRARTLSSELLRVVVVDGAVVPDTRRRLPGRGAWLHPDEGCLRDAEKRRAFPRAFRVQGPLDADRVREHLGQLGKQVVGSPHDRQEARKQVDPS
- a CDS encoding DHH family phosphoesterase; the encoded protein is MPNDLNAPLESAADVLRAASDVTLLAHVNPDADALGSALALGLVLHRLGKSVRVSFGEPETVPETLLGLDVAGLLVPASAVPAAPEVLVALDTGSVARLGPLADRVSTAGAVVVLDHHVSNPGYGTVNVIDPTAEATALVVLRLLDVLGVELDEPVARCVYAGLVTDTRSFRHASAATHEVAARLLAAGVDAEAVARPLMDSHPFGYLGMLAKVLGRAELIADAAGGRGFVHAVVTLDDAAGLRPEEVESVVDLVRTTAEAEVAAVLKELRPSSWSVSLRAVSAVDVREVAQLLGGGGHRLAAGYTAEGDAADVLARLRVALETVAG
- a CDS encoding DUF503 domain-containing protein, whose amino-acid sequence is MYVGALELDVLLGDVHSLKQKRSVVKPVVAELRRRFEVSVAEAGHLDLHRRALIGVAAVAADAEHVRDVLAACERLVAGRPELELLSARHRLVGPEDD
- a CDS encoding MFS transporter, whose translation is MPVDRATSQAWLIWSTAVVVYVAALFHRTSLGVAGLEAADRFHVGPAALSTFTVLQIGLYALMQIPTGLLVDRFGARRVLVAAALLMGVGQVMFALASSYPLGLGARAVLGIGDAMTWVSVLRLAAAHFPPRRFTVVMSLSAALGGAGNLVATVPLTLLLASTGWTATFLIAGVATAAYSAVVAWRVREVPHGVTQPPVEPVPLRTVAKRVVSAWSVPGTRLGFWVHFASMSTPAMLGLLWGFPYLVEAQGMSRPDASAVLSLLVVVGIVAGPLIGAVIARKPEWRMPIVGCYLGAALVGWAVLLGWPGGVLPPGVLAVVFGVLAVGGPTSGVAFALVRDYNPLHRVSTATGVANVGGFAAITFTAFAVGVVLDLTEGLPVAQAYRIAFLAVVSVLVLGVWRTAVWWRRARAEVFAAEERGEQVPVQLRRRRWDVLAEA
- the infB gene encoding translation initiation factor IF-2, with the protein product MAGKARVHELAKELGVTSKELLTKLADQGEYVKSASSTVEAPVARRLRDAYASKSDAKSKSSGARPAPPKPAGDVKSDARPAAPVGKPGPRPVPGPKPVAPKPAAPAPKAPAPAPVAPAAAPAPAAPAAPAAPAPAAASAAPAPAAAPASAPAPAQQGQGGGQQQGGGRPSGPRPGPRAPQQQPAAAQQSPSVVPPKPQAPKPAGARPPRPGNNPFGVGGGAPAPRPQAPRPQAPGGGDRPERGGDRGGSTKPGDSRPAGPRPGGSAGSGGPRPNPGNMPPRPNPGMMPGRPAGPRPGGGGGGGGRPGGGPGGGGRGPGGGGGRPGGGGGGGGGFRGGPGGGGGGGGGGFRGGPGGGGGGGGGGGFRPGGGGGAPAGGGGFRGGGGRPGGGGPGGRGGAAGAFGRPGGPARRGRKSKRQKRQEYMDNMQAPSVGGVRLPKGSGETIRLPRGASLTDFADKINANPASLVQVLFHLGEMVTATQSVSDEILELLGSEMNYVVQVVSPEEEDRELLETFDITYGEDAGDETDLQIRPPVVTVMGHVDHGKTRLLDTIRKAKVAEGEAGGITQHIGAYQVQTELEGNPRLITFIDTPGHEAFTAMRARGANSTDIAVIVVAADDGVMPQTVEAINHAQAANAPIVVAVNKIDKEGANPAKIRQQLTEYGLVAEEYGGDTMFVDISAKQGINIDGLLEAILLTADASLDLRANPDMEAQGVAIEAHLDRGRGPVATVLVQRGSLRVGDSIVAGDAYGRVRRMVDEHGDDVTVATPSRPVQVIGLTSVPGAGDSFLVVEEDRTARQIAERRQARTRNALNAARRKRVSLEDLDAALKETSALTLIIKGDNSGTVEALEDALLKIEVGDDVELRVIHRGVGSVTEGDINLAVAGSAIVLGFNVRAEGKATELANREGVDVRYYTVIYQAIDEIEQALKGMLKPEFEEVQLGRAEIRDVFKSSKVGTIAGCMVLSGEIRRNARARLLRDNNVVQENLPISSLRRFKDDATEVREGFECGLTLGNYADLKVGDVIETFEMREKPRA
- the rbfA gene encoding 30S ribosome-binding factor RbfA, yielding MADQARARKLAKRISQIVASALEHEVKDPRLARVTITDTRVTGDLHDATVYYTVLGEKLDAEPDLAGAAAALESAKGVLRTMVGQQTGVRFTPTLAFVTDTVPDEARRMDELLARAREADAEVARIAHGAEPAGEPDPYKPPREAEESD
- the truB gene encoding tRNA pseudouridine(55) synthase TruB produces the protein MSASTSAVQPGLVVVDKPDGMTSHDVVAKVRRILGTRKVGHAGTLDPMATGVLVLGVERATKLLGHLALDSKAYLSTIRLGSATTTDDAEGEVLSTSDASAVAEDAIRAGVAKLTGPIQQVPSAVSAVKIDGKRAYARVRDGETVEIPARPVTVHRFDVLSIRREGEATELDVMVECSSGTYVRALARDLGADLGVGGHLAALRRTRVGPFDLRVAKTLAQLEESPALSLDLDEAVDKAFPRREIEPREAVALSHGQRLAAGGFEGTYGVFGPDGHVVALAKDEGPIAKALVVLTPAG